Proteins found in one Alphaproteobacteria bacterium genomic segment:
- a CDS encoding tetratricopeptide repeat protein, giving the protein MLAVLEIRLLGETEVIREGQPLALPQSRKTLALLAYLALTGRRQRREQLCDLLWERPDDPRAALRWSLSKLRLLVDDADAKRITGNRDSVAFEPKGALVDILAIRETCAADMARMTTERLEELAAMFRGELLEGLQLADCREFETWCLAQREEARTLRLRILQRLLERLSAEPDRTLPYAAKLAELAPERDEVRELRDYLAGSARDSVFSAPPGDDEKPSIAVLPFDNISGEAEQEFFVDGVAEDVITRLSKFRGFFVIARNSSFTYKGGPVDVKDVARQLGVRYVVEGSVRKAGSQVRVTAQLIDANSGRHVWAEQYNRQLDDVFAVQDEITLNIVASLAQELLSAEMHRARRRRTPHPGARDCFMHGMWRYGRFTAEDNAEAQRLARQGIEFDPDDANCHALLGFALHLEFMYGWGQDRKRSIIEAYAAAQRAVALDDHDAFGYRCLAIMELYLKRHDEALRNIEKAVDLNPNDADGLALLGGTLGFSGDYEGAKANIEKAIRHSPRDPFLAAWHNFLAHAAAAVDLQEEAVDGARRMLQARPDYPAGHRLLASSLSHLGKTEEARAELRALLALVPNLRLADVRQTVPIKDPDAMERYLDGLRLAGLAE; this is encoded by the coding sequence GTGCTGGCAGTGCTGGAAATTCGGCTATTGGGCGAGACCGAGGTGATCCGCGAGGGTCAGCCCTTGGCCCTGCCCCAATCCCGCAAGACACTGGCATTACTGGCTTATTTGGCGCTGACCGGGCGGCGCCAACGACGCGAGCAACTTTGCGATTTGCTTTGGGAGCGGCCCGACGACCCGCGCGCGGCGCTGCGCTGGAGCCTCAGCAAACTGCGCCTCTTGGTCGATGACGCTGATGCCAAGCGCATCACCGGCAATCGCGACAGCGTCGCCTTCGAGCCAAAAGGTGCGCTGGTCGATATCTTGGCCATCCGCGAAACTTGCGCTGCCGACATGGCCCGTATGACCACCGAGCGCCTGGAGGAATTGGCCGCCATGTTCCGCGGCGAATTGCTCGAAGGCCTGCAGCTTGCGGACTGCCGGGAATTCGAAACCTGGTGCCTGGCCCAACGCGAGGAAGCGCGGACGTTGCGGCTGCGCATTTTGCAGCGCTTGCTCGAACGCCTCTCCGCAGAGCCCGATCGGACCTTGCCTTATGCCGCCAAGTTGGCCGAATTGGCGCCCGAGAGGGACGAGGTGCGCGAGCTGCGGGACTACCTGGCGGGCTCGGCCCGGGATAGCGTTTTTTCGGCCCCGCCAGGAGACGACGAAAAACCCTCGATCGCCGTGTTGCCGTTCGATAACATATCGGGTGAGGCCGAGCAGGAATTTTTCGTCGATGGCGTTGCCGAGGACGTCATCACGCGGCTTTCCAAATTCCGCGGCTTTTTCGTCATCGCCCGCAACTCCAGCTTCACCTACAAGGGCGGCCCCGTAGACGTCAAAGACGTGGCGCGGCAATTGGGGGTGCGCTACGTGGTCGAGGGCAGCGTGCGCAAGGCCGGCAGTCAGGTCCGCGTCACGGCCCAGTTGATCGATGCCAATTCGGGTCGCCACGTATGGGCCGAGCAATACAATCGCCAATTGGACGATGTCTTCGCGGTGCAAGACGAGATCACCCTGAACATCGTGGCCAGCCTGGCCCAGGAGTTGTTGTCGGCCGAGATGCACCGCGCCCGGCGCCGCAGAACGCCCCATCCCGGGGCCCGCGATTGCTTCATGCACGGCATGTGGCGCTACGGCCGCTTCACCGCCGAGGACAATGCCGAGGCCCAACGGCTGGCGCGCCAGGGTATCGAGTTCGACCCCGACGACGCCAATTGCCATGCCCTGCTGGGCTTCGCGCTACACCTGGAATTCATGTACGGCTGGGGCCAAGACCGGAAGCGCTCGATCATCGAGGCCTATGCCGCGGCCCAGCGGGCGGTGGCCCTCGATGACCACGATGCCTTTGGGTACCGCTGCTTGGCCATCATGGAACTTTACCTGAAGCGTCACGACGAAGCCTTGCGCAACATCGAAAAAGCCGTCGATCTCAATCCCAACGACGCCGATGGTCTGGCCCTCCTGGGCGGCACGCTGGGTTTTTCCGGTGATTACGAAGGGGCCAAGGCCAACATCGAAAAGGCCATCCGCCACAGTCCGCGAGACCCCTTCTTGGCCGCGTGGCACAACTTCCTGGCCCATGCGGCGGCGGCCGTGGACCTCCAAGAGGAAGCCGTGGATGGTGCTCGCCGAATGTTGCAGGCTCGGCCCGATTATCCCGCCGGCCATCGCCTTTTGGCCTCCAGCCTAAGCCATCTGGGAAAGACCGAGGAAGCGCGGGCCGAACTCCGGGCCTTGCTTGCCCTGGTACCTAACCTTCGCCTGGCCGACGTGCGCCAAACGGTGCCGATCAAAGACCCGGACGCCATGGAACGTTATCTCGACGGCCTGCGCCTGGCCGGCCTGGCGGAATAG
- the trpD gene encoding anthranilate phosphoribosyltransferase, protein MSAELSDMKSLLARVAAGQRLSVDEARAAFDIMMSGDATPAQMGGFLLALRVRGETVDEITGGVLTMRAKAHGIRAPEGAVDVVGTGGDGSGTLNVSTASGLVVAGCGVPVAKHGNRAMSSKCGAADVLAELGVEIECDLALVEAALWEAGMCFMLAPRHHGAMRNVGGTRIELGTRTIFNLLGPLANPAGVGRLMVGVFARQWVEPLAQVLQRLGAEHVWVVHGSDGLDEITTTGPTYVAELKQGAVTNFEITPTDAGLELAEAAALKGDDAETNAQALRALLDGEAGPYRDIVLLNSAATLITAGKVETLKQGVALAADAIDAGRARDTLERLIAVSQRPPPQIEEPETDEAEQE, encoded by the coding sequence ATGAGCGCCGAACTTTCCGACATGAAATCCCTGCTGGCCCGCGTCGCCGCCGGCCAGCGGTTGAGCGTCGATGAGGCCCGGGCCGCTTTCGACATCATGATGTCGGGCGACGCCACGCCGGCCCAGATGGGGGGCTTTCTGCTGGCGCTCAGGGTGCGCGGCGAGACCGTCGACGAGATCACCGGCGGCGTTCTCACCATGCGCGCCAAGGCCCACGGCATCCGCGCCCCGGAAGGCGCCGTCGACGTGGTCGGCACCGGCGGCGACGGTTCCGGCACGCTCAATGTCTCGACGGCCTCGGGCCTGGTGGTGGCGGGCTGCGGCGTGCCGGTGGCCAAGCACGGCAACCGCGCCATGTCGTCCAAATGCGGCGCCGCCGACGTGCTGGCCGAGTTGGGCGTCGAGATCGAATGCGACCTGGCCCTGGTCGAGGCGGCGCTGTGGGAGGCCGGCATGTGCTTCATGCTGGCTCCGCGCCACCACGGCGCCATGCGCAACGTCGGCGGCACCCGGATCGAGCTGGGCACGCGCACCATCTTCAACCTGCTCGGGCCGCTGGCCAATCCGGCTGGCGTCGGCCGCCTGATGGTCGGCGTCTTCGCCCGGCAATGGGTCGAGCCCCTGGCTCAGGTGCTGCAGCGCCTGGGCGCCGAGCACGTCTGGGTGGTGCACGGCAGCGACGGCCTCGACGAGATCACCACGACGGGCCCCACGTACGTTGCCGAACTCAAGCAAGGCGCCGTCACCAACTTCGAGATCACGCCCACTGATGCCGGCCTGGAGCTGGCCGAGGCGGCCGCCCTCAAGGGCGACGACGCCGAGACCAACGCCCAGGCGCTGCGCGCGCTGCTTGACGGCGAGGCCGGCCCCTATCGCGACATCGTGCTGCTCAACAGCGCCGCCACGCTGATCACGGCGGGCAAGGTCGAGACCTTGAAGCAGGGCGTCGCCCTGGCGGCCGACGCCATCGATGCGGGCCGGGCGCGCGATACCCTGGAACGCCTGATCGCCGTCAGCCAACGTCCGCCGCCACAGATCGAAGAGCCGGAAACCGACGAGGCCGAGCAGGAATGA
- the trpC gene encoding indole-3-glycerol phosphate synthase TrpC: protein MNDVLRRILADKRAHVARRRRELPLAEVEARARSAPPPRPFAEALAGAVAAGRYGLIAEIKKASPSSGLIRADFDPANLARAYLEGGASCLSVLTDRPHFQGRDEYLSEARAAARLPVLRKDFIVDPYQVAESRALGADCLLLILAALDDELAAELAAAAADWGLDVLVEVHDEAELERALGLGARLVGLNNRNLKTLEVDLATSERLAALLPGGVLAVSESGLSRSADLARMAAAGLQCFLVGEALMRQTDVAAATAALLAASASDKGVRYA from the coding sequence ATGAACGACGTGCTGAGGCGCATCCTGGCCGACAAGCGGGCCCACGTGGCCAGGCGGCGCCGTGAACTGCCCCTGGCCGAAGTCGAGGCCCGGGCCCGCTCGGCCCCCCCTCCCCGGCCCTTTGCCGAGGCGCTGGCCGGGGCCGTGGCGGCCGGGCGCTACGGCCTGATCGCCGAGATCAAGAAGGCCTCGCCTTCCAGCGGCTTGATCCGCGCCGATTTCGACCCGGCAAACTTGGCCCGGGCTTACCTCGAAGGCGGCGCCAGTTGCCTCTCCGTGCTCACCGACAGGCCCCATTTCCAGGGCCGGGACGAATACCTGAGCGAAGCCCGCGCCGCCGCCCGGCTGCCGGTTCTGCGCAAGGATTTCATCGTCGATCCCTACCAGGTGGCGGAAAGTAGGGCGCTGGGCGCCGATTGTCTGCTGCTCATCCTGGCCGCCCTCGACGACGAACTGGCGGCCGAACTGGCGGCGGCCGCCGCCGACTGGGGCCTCGACGTTCTGGTCGAGGTGCATGACGAGGCCGAGCTCGAACGCGCCCTGGGCCTCGGAGCCCGACTGGTCGGCCTCAACAACCGCAACCTCAAGACCCTGGAGGTCGATCTGGCCACCAGCGAGCGCCTGGCGGCGCTGCTGCCCGGCGGCGTCTTGGCGGTTAGCGAAAGCGGCCTCTCGCGGTCCGCCGACCTGGCCCGCATGGCAGCCGCCGGCCTCCAGTGCTTTCTCGTCGGCGAAGCCTTGATGCGCCAGACCGACGTGGCCGCCGCCACGGCCGCCCTGCTGGCGGCGTCGGCCTCTGACAAAGGAGTCCGCTATGCCTGA
- the moaC gene encoding cyclic pyranopterin monophosphate synthase MoaC, translating to MPEFSHFDADGKAHMVDVSAKDESERLATAGATVTMAPETLELVLAGDIGKGDVLGVARLAGIMAAKRTPELIPLCHPLALNSVSVDLTCDAARNAVDITASCRVQGRTGVEMEALTAASVAALTVYDMCKSVDRAMRIDGLRLLHKSGGKSGTYDAE from the coding sequence ATGCCTGAATTCAGCCATTTTGATGCGGACGGCAAGGCTCACATGGTCGACGTCTCGGCCAAGGACGAGAGCGAGCGGCTGGCCACGGCCGGGGCCACGGTGACGATGGCGCCGGAGACGCTCGAGCTGGTGCTGGCCGGCGACATCGGCAAGGGCGACGTGCTCGGGGTGGCACGCCTGGCCGGCATCATGGCGGCCAAGCGCACGCCCGAGCTGATCCCGCTCTGCCATCCCCTGGCGCTGAACTCGGTCAGCGTCGATCTCACTTGCGATGCCGCGCGCAACGCCGTCGACATCACCGCCAGCTGCCGCGTCCAGGGTCGCACCGGCGTCGAGATGGAGGCCCTGACGGCGGCCAGCGTGGCGGCACTGACGGTCTACGACATGTGCAAATCTGTCGACCGCGCCATGCGCATCGACGGCCTCAGGCTGTTGCACAAGTCGGGCGGCAAGTCCGGCACCTACGACGCCGAATAG
- a CDS encoding molybdopterin molybdotransferase MoeA produces the protein MIPVVEARQRIVSAMRPVGSETVNLAQSLGRVLADDVSARVTQPPTDVSAMDGYAVRAADLTQPPATLERIGEAPAGGVFAGQVGAGQCVRIFTGGPVPQGADAIVMQEDTESSDDGTSVTMKFAPPSGHHIRPAGLDFRAGEIGLEAGRVLSARDLGLAAAMNVPWLRVRRRPRVAILATGDELAMPGEPLAANQIVSSNNIALNALVRALGGLPCDLGIARDDTASLRTLAAAAAGSDLLLTIGGASVGDHDLVQSVLGEQGLEVDFWRIAMRPGKPLIFGQMGDIPLIGLPGNPVSALVCGLVFVKPALAALQGFADSGQATASALLASALPENDQRQDYLRARLEPGPDGDWLAQPFGKQDSSMLSRLAQADCLIIRLPFAAAAAAGSRVEIIAFGAIDDVAARGF, from the coding sequence CTGATCCCTGTCGTTGAGGCCCGGCAGCGCATCGTCTCCGCCATGCGCCCGGTGGGTAGCGAAACCGTCAACCTGGCCCAGTCCCTGGGCCGGGTGCTGGCCGACGACGTCAGCGCCCGGGTGACCCAGCCGCCGACCGACGTCTCGGCCATGGACGGCTATGCCGTGCGCGCCGCCGACCTGACCCAGCCACCGGCAACGCTCGAGCGCATCGGCGAGGCCCCGGCGGGCGGTGTCTTTGCCGGCCAGGTGGGTGCGGGCCAATGCGTGCGCATCTTCACCGGCGGTCCGGTTCCCCAGGGCGCCGACGCCATCGTCATGCAGGAGGATACGGAAAGCTCCGACGACGGCACCAGCGTGACCATGAAGTTCGCGCCCCCCTCCGGCCACCACATCCGCCCGGCCGGGCTCGACTTCCGGGCCGGAGAGATCGGCCTCGAGGCCGGCCGCGTGCTGTCGGCCCGCGATCTCGGGCTGGCCGCCGCCATGAACGTGCCCTGGCTAAGGGTGCGGCGCCGGCCGCGGGTGGCCATCCTGGCCACCGGCGACGAGTTGGCGATGCCGGGCGAGCCCCTGGCCGCCAACCAGATCGTCTCCTCCAACAACATAGCGCTGAACGCCCTGGTGCGGGCCCTGGGCGGCCTGCCCTGCGATCTCGGCATCGCCCGCGACGACACCGCTTCGCTGCGCACCCTGGCCGCCGCGGCCGCCGGCAGCGATCTCCTGCTGACCATCGGCGGCGCCTCGGTGGGTGACCACGACCTGGTGCAAAGCGTGCTCGGTGAACAAGGCCTCGAGGTCGACTTCTGGCGCATCGCCATGCGCCCGGGCAAGCCGCTGATCTTCGGCCAGATGGGCGATATTCCCTTGATCGGCCTGCCCGGCAACCCGGTCTCGGCCCTGGTCTGCGGCCTGGTCTTCGTCAAACCGGCATTGGCGGCCCTGCAAGGCTTCGCCGACAGCGGCCAAGCCACCGCCAGCGCGCTTTTGGCCAGCGCGCTGCCCGAGAACGACCAGCGCCAGGACTACCTCAGGGCCCGGCTCGAGCCCGGGCCGGACGGTGATTGGCTGGCCCAACCCTTCGGTAAACAGGATTCCAGCATGCTCTCGCGCCTGGCCCAGGCCGATTGTCTGATCATCCGGCTGCCCTTCGCCGCCGCCGCCGCCGCCGGCAGCCGCGTCGAGATCATCGCCTTCGGCGCCATCGACGATGTCGCGGCCCGAGGGTTCTGA
- the lexA gene encoding transcriptional repressor LexA, with the protein MLTRKQHELLSYINGYLSEHGVSPSFDEMKDALGLRSKSGIHRLITALEERGFIARLPHRARALEVLKLPESAVAGGSAEAPGFSPNVIEARFAGRRTEGEKASEAVSLPLYGRIAAGTPIEALRDSTNFIDVPGSLLGRGEHYALEVAGDSMIDAGIFDGDTAVIERGDDADNGAIVVALVDDQEVTLKRLRRKGNSVALEAANPAFETRIFGPDRVQVQGRLVYLMRRY; encoded by the coding sequence ATGTTGACGCGCAAGCAGCACGAGCTTCTCAGCTACATCAACGGCTATTTGTCGGAGCACGGCGTATCGCCCTCCTTCGACGAGATGAAGGACGCCCTGGGACTGCGCTCGAAATCGGGTATTCACCGCCTGATCACGGCCTTGGAGGAGCGCGGCTTCATCGCCCGGCTGCCCCACCGGGCGCGGGCGCTGGAGGTGCTGAAGCTGCCGGAATCGGCGGTGGCCGGCGGCTCGGCTGAGGCGCCGGGCTTTTCGCCCAACGTCATCGAAGCCCGCTTTGCCGGACGCCGGACCGAGGGCGAGAAGGCCAGCGAAGCGGTCAGCCTGCCGCTTTATGGCCGCATCGCCGCCGGCACGCCGATCGAGGCCTTACGCGACAGCACCAACTTCATCGACGTGCCGGGCTCGTTGCTCGGTCGCGGTGAGCACTATGCCCTCGAGGTGGCCGGCGATTCGATGATCGACGCCGGCATCTTCGACGGCGACACGGCGGTCATCGAGCGCGGCGACGATGCCGACAACGGGGCCATCGTGGTGGCCCTCGTCGACGACCAGGAGGTGACCCTGAAACGCTTGCGCCGCAAGGGCAATTCGGTGGCCTTGGAAGCTGCCAATCCGGCCTTTGAAACGCGTATCTTCGGCCCCGACCGAGTGCAGGTGCAGGGCCGCCTGGTCTACCTCATGCGGCGTTACTGA
- a CDS encoding ComEC/Rec2 family competence protein, whose product MTAMAAWLAEQFLGERERWVLWLPVALALGVALYFSLPAEPPPWLALLWLGLALSLVLAGRRRPGMLLLGIAATALAAGFAAAVLRTHQVAAPVIERRLGPVDLSGRVVEVEPRSGSRGGGRRLTIAEPEIGRLASARTPARVRVVVRGKGGGEAQPGDWIRTRAILLPPPPPAAPGAFDFARQAYFRGLGGVGFTVRGVEVVAPPEDRGQGFLTRVAALRHAVVERVRRVLAGRSGAVAAALMTGHRGAIGETELEAMRDAGLAHLLAISGLHVGLIAAVIFFVMRALLATSPWLALRQPIKKWSAMVTICGAFAYLLMAGATIPTQRAFLMTSLVLIAVLFDRLAFSMGLVAWAAAVILLISPEALLGASFQMSFAAVVALIAAYEVGRQGLVEWRGRQGSWGRGWRWPLIYLAGIALTTLVAGLATAPFALVSFNRVVSYGLVANLLAVPLMALWIMPLVVAAYALMPLGLEALALWPMGLGIEAVLRVAETVAAWPGAVSLWPALPPVSLALIAGGGVWLCLWRRGWRFFGLVPLAAGLALVFVVRPADVLVDGRGQLMAVQDPAGRLRMSRQNPGFGGRIWLRRAGTVAGPAWPRQGAGADGRLSCDRLGCLYWARGQVVALVRDARALAEDCRRVTVVVSAVPVRRCPSAVTLIDRFDLWRRGAHALWLEPGGVRVENVNEIRGRRPWVARRRNTKGGS is encoded by the coding sequence ATGACGGCGATGGCGGCTTGGCTGGCCGAACAATTCCTCGGCGAGCGCGAACGCTGGGTGTTGTGGCTGCCGGTGGCGCTGGCGCTGGGCGTGGCGCTCTATTTCTCGCTACCGGCCGAGCCGCCGCCCTGGCTGGCGCTCTTGTGGCTGGGGCTGGCGCTATCGCTGGTGCTGGCGGGCCGGCGCCGGCCGGGGATGCTGCTGCTGGGCATCGCCGCCACCGCCCTGGCCGCGGGCTTCGCCGCGGCGGTGCTGCGCACGCACCAGGTGGCGGCGCCGGTCATCGAACGCCGGCTCGGGCCGGTGGACTTGAGCGGTCGGGTGGTCGAGGTCGAGCCCCGTAGCGGATCCCGCGGTGGCGGCCGGAGGCTGACCATCGCCGAGCCCGAAATCGGCCGCCTGGCCTCCGCCCGGACGCCGGCCAGGGTGCGTGTCGTGGTGCGCGGCAAGGGCGGCGGAGAGGCGCAACCGGGAGACTGGATCCGCACCCGTGCCATCCTGCTGCCACCGCCGCCACCGGCCGCCCCCGGCGCCTTCGACTTCGCCCGCCAGGCCTACTTCCGCGGCCTGGGCGGAGTCGGTTTCACGGTGCGCGGGGTCGAAGTCGTAGCCCCGCCCGAGGACCGCGGGCAGGGCTTTCTCACCCGCGTGGCGGCGCTGCGTCACGCCGTGGTCGAGCGTGTGCGCCGGGTGCTGGCGGGACGCAGCGGTGCCGTCGCCGCGGCCCTGATGACGGGCCACCGCGGCGCTATCGGCGAGACCGAGCTCGAGGCCATGCGCGATGCCGGCCTGGCGCATCTACTGGCCATCTCGGGCCTGCACGTGGGCCTCATTGCGGCCGTCATCTTTTTCGTCATGCGCGCGCTTTTGGCCACCAGCCCCTGGCTCGCGCTGCGCCAGCCGATCAAGAAATGGTCGGCCATGGTGACCATCTGCGGCGCCTTTGCCTATCTCTTGATGGCCGGCGCCACCATTCCCACCCAGCGCGCCTTTTTGATGACCAGCCTGGTGCTGATCGCCGTCCTTTTCGACCGCCTGGCCTTTTCCATGGGCCTGGTGGCCTGGGCCGCCGCCGTGATCCTGCTGATTTCGCCCGAAGCCTTGCTGGGCGCCAGCTTCCAGATGTCGTTCGCCGCCGTGGTGGCGCTGATCGCGGCCTACGAGGTGGGCCGCCAGGGCCTGGTCGAATGGCGCGGACGCCAGGGCAGCTGGGGGCGGGGCTGGCGCTGGCCGCTGATTTATCTGGCCGGCATCGCGTTGACCACCCTGGTGGCCGGCCTGGCGACGGCGCCCTTTGCCCTGGTCAGCTTCAACCGCGTGGTCTCCTATGGCTTGGTGGCCAACCTGCTGGCGGTGCCCCTGATGGCGCTGTGGATCATGCCGCTGGTGGTGGCGGCCTATGCCCTGATGCCTCTCGGCCTGGAAGCCCTGGCGCTGTGGCCCATGGGGCTGGGCATCGAGGCCGTGCTGCGGGTGGCCGAGACGGTGGCGGCCTGGCCCGGCGCGGTCAGCCTGTGGCCGGCGCTGCCGCCCGTGTCGCTGGCCTTGATCGCGGGCGGTGGCGTCTGGCTCTGCCTCTGGCGGCGGGGCTGGCGGTTTTTCGGCCTGGTGCCGCTGGCCGCCGGTTTGGCGCTGGTTTTCGTGGTGCGGCCGGCCGACGTGCTGGTCGACGGTCGGGGCCAACTGATGGCCGTACAGGACCCGGCCGGCCGGCTGCGAATGTCACGCCAAAACCCGGGCTTTGGCGGCCGGATCTGGCTGCGCCGGGCCGGCACTGTGGCCGGCCCAGCCTGGCCGCGCCAAGGTGCCGGCGCCGATGGCCGGCTCAGTTGCGACCGGCTGGGCTGCCTCTACTGGGCCCGCGGCCAGGTCGTCGCCCTGGTGCGCGATGCCCGGGCCCTGGCCGAGGATTGCCGGCGCGTCACCGTGGTGGTCAGCGCCGTGCCGGTACGAAGGTGTCCCTCGGCCGTAACGTTGATCGACCGCTTCGATCTTTGGCGCCGGGGCGCCCATGCGCTGTGGCTGGAGCCTGGCGGGGTGCGTGTCGAAAACGTCAACGAGATCCGCGGCCGTCGGCCCTGGGTGGCCCGTCGGCGAAATACAAAAGGCGGCTCGTAG